In Pyxicephalus adspersus chromosome 10, UCB_Pads_2.0, whole genome shotgun sequence, the DNA window cacacaggtgagcgtccgTTTTCCTGTTCAGACTGCGGAAAAAGTTTCACTCAGAAAGGAGAGTTTCTTAGACACCAGCAAGTTCACACAAAACGCCCTTTTTtatgttcagagtgcgggaaatcTTTCAGTGAGATTAATGCACTTCTTACTCATCAGAGAATTCACATGGGTGAACATCCTTTTTCATGTTTggagtgtggaaaatgttattttcagaaATCGGACCTTCTTGTACACCAGAGAGTTCACACTGGTGAACGGCCTTATTCATGCTCAGAGTGTGGGAGGAGTTTCACTCAGAGAGGAAGTCTTTTGAGGCACCAGGGAAGTCACACAGGTGAACGGCCCTTCTCATGTTTAGAATGTGGGAAATTCTTCACTAAGAAAGAAGGCCTCCTCAGACATCAGAGAAGTCACACCGGTGAATATCCTTtctcatgttcagagtgtgggaaaagtttcacCCAGAAAGGCAACCTTCTTacacaccagagaattcacacaggtgaacgtccttattcatgttctgaatgtgggaaacGTTTCTCCCGTAAAGAAAAACTTCTTTCCCACCATAGAATTCACACTGGTGATAATCTTTTTCCATGCCCACTTTGTGGGAAAACTTTCACCGAGAGGTTTGCACTTCTAAGACATCAGAAAAGTCACACGGGTGAGCGTCCTTTCGCGTGTGCAGAGTGCGGAAAATGTTACACGCGGAAAGCAGAACTGCTTATCCATCAGAGGAGTCACACGGGTGAACGTCCTTTTTCATGTCCAGATTGCGGGAAGTGCTTTCGCCGGAAAAAAGAACTTATTAGGCACCAGAGGATTCACACGGGGGAATGTCCTTATACGTGTCCGGAGTGTGGGAAAAATTTTACTCAGAATGGAGACCTTTTAAGGCACCAGAAAATCCATACCGAAGAACGTCCTTATTCTTGTTCAGAGTGCGGAAAAAATTTCTCTGTGAAAGGAGCACTCGTTAAACATCAGAGAATTCACACCGGGGAACGTCCCTTTACATGTCAAGGGTGTGGGAAAAGGTTTACTAATAAAGGAAACTTGATTAGACATCAGAAAACCCATCATGGCACCACTACTACTGTGCTGGAGGACTGTTCTTAAAGGGATACATGCCTGTAAATGTGACACATTGACTAGAGGGAAAAGGGGGAGGATCGGTTGGGTGGGCCATTATTTGGAAAGGTTATATCTGCCCGTTACAGTTCCCGGCCCTCACATCTTCATTACCAATGTCTACCCAAGTACGGAGGCCCAGAAACACAGGAGCAGGGGCTTCAATACCTTAATGGATTGTGACCCTTTCAGATAAGTTGCTCCTTAATGAATACAGACCGGCCGCATTCTCTTCCCCGAGGTTGACCCACCTGGTCTTGTACCCGCCTTCAACTATAACCTGTTCAGACTTTCTTCACAAAATATCCCCAACTGGGCCTTCAGTTGACCACCAGTCCCACATTTATTCCTTGGGGTAGCTAACTTCCACTCATAAGTCGTACATAGGAATCAATGTGAAGCATCGAACAAGGGCAATTTGTGTGACAAAACATGACCCCAAAGGGGCACCTAAGTGGGGTTGAATATGAACATGAAACATGGTGGACTTCAATCATGGAAAGCCCTACCTATATTGAAGGACAATGGTGTGGCCCCGATTCTATTCATGTTTAAATGACACCAGGAACTGTTATCAAGTCTATTTCTGGAGACCATGGCCTCCAATTTTGGTGAGTGGATCATTCTTCTAGTGATGGGCGGTCCGTTGCTGCCATGTAGGCCCATAAACCCAGGAGCAGAGGTGTCGCTACCTTTAAGAATGGTTACCCTTGAGCCAATTTTGTTCCTTATGAAATGCAAACCACTGCCACCTCCTCACTGAATCCAAGCCACCTGGCCTCAAAATTTCTTCCCAACAATGTCCACATAGGTTCATTGTACATTTTTAGGAGTCTATATAATCAAATCATAATAGACTTTTACCAGAAGACCCTTTGGGTTGGTTGCTCTTGGTTATTGGTGTTCGTCTTTTAGTTCTGCTATATTAGTTGAGTTGGCTTGTCATTGGTTCAAGCTATGGTGTATTCTTCGGACTGTACATACAATTAGGAGGTGGAAAGTTGGCCCAGAACCCTCCAGTAGAAGGCCTCCTTACCATAAAGCATGGTAACTTTTCCGACAAGCTGACCCTAAATATGTGCGGACCACTCCTACCCCTCCGGCCTTCAACCTTCATCTTCAACTTGTTAGGAAACTCAAAGACTCCCTTATCAATCTGTCCTCATGGGATTGTTGTAAACCTTCAGGAGCTCATCGTGCCCAATCAGAATCAACCTTTCCTTGAAGATACTTTGGATTGGTTGCTCTTTGGTAATACTTTGATGCCCATTGTCACTGGGTAAAGTGATGAAAATTGTTAATAATATGGatgcattttgatatttgaacTTGTTTATATGACATAAGTTAtcttgtttgttgtattttgtgttaTTCCTTTTTGGTGAAGTAAAGAAATCTACAACAATCCTGACTACTTTCTTCATAATATTGGTGACGTGTAGAGTCCCGAAGGCTCCAAATGTGTCACCTGATATTTTACGTATACATGTATCCACATCCACAAGACAGAAGACCTCTGGGGTTACTGGTAACTACTTAATGCAAGTTCAAAATTGGGTTTCTACACTTGTCATGTGACACATTGGGGTATTTAACATTGGAACGTGTTGGGGACTTCAAGTGAAGACTTTATCTTCTAATCAGAAGACTGACCAGAGCTGAGGGACAGGTAAGCACATTAGGTTGAAGGTGGTGCACGTAGTTTGGATAAAGTTTTATTTACCAACCCACAATGGTATACCATAGACATATATCAGGCGTATAACGGAACACTGGATACCATACTCATACGGCCATCTTCATGTTCCCACCTGGTTGTATGGCGGATCATCTGGAGAACTATGCACAGCTATAAAGTCTTCTCGTATTATCCAAAGCCCTGCTTACTCCAAAGCCCCCTATCCTTCactccagaaagttttttttacccctttcccACTCTATAGGTGACCTGTCTTTAGGAACTTGAAGGATCTTTGGATCTCCACCTTTTTCTACGCAATAAACACATTTCTGGAACCCCCTCTCTACACATACCAACCACCCAAAATAAACTCCAAGCATCCTAAAAAGATTAGAAACCTGCATACATATCTACAGCACCAACCAGGCACCAGTAATGGTATCACAAATGGTACAAAATCCAGGGTGCTTTTAGTTGCAGAGTCTCCAATATAAGGAATGCTTCTTAATGTGTTCCCTACAGGACAAATGCTTTGAGACAGAAAGGTGCTAAatctccaagattgtaagctcttcggggcagggtcctttcctcctgtgtcacggtctatattcatctgtcatttgcaacccatatttatttgtacagtgctgcttaatatgttaacgatatataaatcctgtttactaataattattaataattataataataaagttcatTGCAGGCTGCAGTGTCTCTGTTCTCCACTAGGTGGAGATCTAAGGTACAAAGGAGAAGTGATATTAGGAACATACAGGAAATGATGTCAGGTTCACCGGACGTGACGTCAAATTCAACCGCGAAGTGAATTGGGAGGAAGTTTGAGAGCAGACATTGCTGCAACTTTTAGAAGAGGAAgtaataatgtgtttgtgtaatatTTAGACTCAGTAATCTCTGTCATATCCATCCTTATCCTCTATCTACCCTGTGCTGACAAACATATGTACAAGATGCAATAACATGAGCTAGTTTGGGAACTTCACTCTTCTTTTATCTCCCATTTGGTCtttcaaatatacaaatgaatgtggatgttgttgttgttgttgttgtgatgttttactatatattaaaaaaaaaaaaaaaactgccatgaAACTTTACTGCTTGTTTTCATTGTTTATCTGTTAAATTATTCCAAAAGACTACTGAGCTGGTACCATCAATATTCTGAACACCACTGACGTCTATAGGGGTGAACATTGGTAGTTGTGTCATTTCTAGGgaataaagcataataaaaatgacaataccaAAAGTGAAATGTAAGTACCTGCATAAGGAAAACTAATTCAGCCACCCGAATGGGTTTTTAGGATACGTTTATGGGTATAGGTAGACTTGAAGATGCCATGCTTCTGCATTTCAGGTTCCCGTTCATTAGAGCTCAAAGACCCCTCATGACCATGTAAGACCTCCGTAGATGTGTCCTGCTGCGGAGCTCGGTGTTATTGTATTATCCGGGTCTATGTCAGGCTGGAGTGGTGGTGTGTTATGTTGTCATCATTGTGTTGTTGGGGAAATTAGAGGAAACTACACCTACAAGGAATTGCATTTCTATATTACCCTTCTAAtcatataaaatgcaaattttcccATCCTTTTATGTACCACAATGTTTATTGGACATATAGATGTCCTCCCATGTCATTTAGCTATTCTCCAGACACAGAACAAACAACCAGAAGTTTTGGCCCATTTACGTCAATGAAGTTCAGATTCTGGTCATTCAAAATCCAGAGGTTTTGGGCCACCATAAAAGGAGGAGCACGGTGCTGCCATCCCAGAATGCTGCAGATAATTAACGGTTTCTTATCTTACAGAGAGAAAAATCCTATGAAGACCACATGGCCTCATCTATGAAGATGGACATAAATGAAAATCATAAGGACGATCGAATATTACGtctcaccctggagatcatctacctgctgaccggagaggtgggGAGGATGCCGGGGGAGTCGACGTGCAAACCTGGAAGAGTATTCTGGGAGGAACGGGCACATGATTTATTTTACCAGCAGAAATGTACCTCCAGGATGTGCTACTAATGCACTAAAAGATCTCTCTCTTTCAGCTTCCATTGTGCAGTTGTGATGAAAGTGACCCAGCTGATTACAGACAATTTGGACAAAGTCTGTGATCTGTAGTCTGATCTCCCCCGGGTAGTGCTTTAGGTGTTTCCAATGCCTTTTCTTGTGGGTAGTTGTTGCACACATTCTTCCTAAATCTAGATATTTTTAGGTAGCTCTCCCAATCTCATCTCATGTAGGTCAACTTGAAAAACTTAAGATCATAATTGTGGAGATGGATAACAGACAGGCCATTTTTATTCCAGAGTAAAAGGGCTTTTCATTTGATCTCAATAGAACTATAAAGTTCCATTAAATGAACTATAATTTTACCAAACTTTTGGCAAAACATATCACACTGTAGGTGATAATCTTTCACACTTCTCATGTCTTCTCTACGTAGATTTACACAGTGGTGAAAAAGACATCCAGTAGACGCCAAAGTGGGTCAAGGGGACGACAAGCAGCTCAGAATTGCCTCACCGTCCCTCCATCAGTGTCCCCAACTCTTAAGGGAAACAGTGATAAAATTCTGGTAGTCATCAACCAGATCATTGAgctgctgacgggagaggtgagtgGTGcggggaattctgggagattattatgggatgtgtctggatggtgactgtatcattgtgtgtgtcaggttcctataaggtgtcaggatgtcactgtctatttctccatggaggagactgtacaccatatgaaaggtccatctccattcctcaatataacatcCAACAAATGAAATGTGTGGGCAGAGTTTGGTTCATCTCCAATCCTTACGAGTAGGAAATGATCAGTGGACAGTCACTGTAGAGTTGGCTTGGTAAATTGTTCGGGTTATCCAGTTGAGCTCATTTCAGTGTCTTAGCTTTGCATAGTCCCAACTAGAGGAACATACTCCATATGTCTGACTACATTGTTACTGCttaatttattgtttgtaaacatTTGCTTCTTTACACATAAATGCTATGTTTGGAATTTCTCTTCAGGACATTTGATTGTATCTCCAGAATATAATGACGTCACACAATATCCTCCAGGAGTAAATCCCAGTACTCACTATCCACATCATAGACCTCCACATTTGGAGACATCTAATCCTGGTGAATCTTCTGACCATTCACTTGCTTTTGCTCCAGATCTCCATCTAAGATCTCAGAGGTCAACAGATCTATGTAATCCTAAGAAGAATTCTATAAACCACGAAGCAGATCACACGGGAGAAAATTCATTGTCATTGAAGTGTAACGAATCTGTTAGGAGGAAATCAAAACCATCAGTCCACTTAGGAGGTCCTGCCAATGTAACCaattcatgttcagagtgtggaaaatCTTTCGGTAAGAAAAAGGATCTTCTGGCACATCacagaattcacacaggtgaacgtcctttttcatgttcagagtgttttaaatgtttcttcaACAAACATAGCCTTGTTatacaccagagaattcacacaggtgagcgtccttatgtttgttcagagtgtgggaaaagtttcaaGGAGAGCTCAAAACTTGGTATTCATTATAGAATTCATACAGGTGAGCGTCCTTATTTATGTgcagagtgtgggaaaagtttcaaACGAAACACAGAACTTCTCAGACACCAAAAAACTCACACAGGTGACAATCCTTTTTCCTGCTCAGAGTGTGGTAAAAAATTCCGTGTTAGAGAAAATCTTCTTTTTCACCAAAAAATTCACACAGGAGAGCGTCCTTTTTCATGTTcggagtgtgggaaaagtttcagTCGCAAAACTAACCTTGTCAGACATCACAGAATTCACACAGGGGAAAGTCCTTTTAAATGTTCAGACTGCGGTAAATGTTTCACTCGGAAACTCAACCTCCAGAGACACTATAAAAAGCATACTGGTGATGGAAGTTCTTTTTCATGTTCAGTGTGAGGGAGAAGTTTTTTACGTAAATATAATCTAAGTAAGCACCACACCGCCATGCCTGCTGATGTTGTTAAACGTTGAATGGTTAAAAAAGTTGAAGTGAATAGGTGGTAGGTCGTCTTTCCTTGGTGGTGGTGCAAATCGgccataccattttttttcagatgatcTATACCGGCTGTATCGGTACTGCACTTTGACTTCAGATTTTGTTTAAAGTAGTTTGACACAGGACGTGCTTTGTAGAAATTTATGGTCTGAGAAGGGCgattgttttttgtattagttGAAAGATGAGCCCACACTGTCTTTACGTTATAATTTTTTTGCCCTTCCAAGACGTTGCAGGGTTCATCAGTTTTTTACTATACATTGAACAAAAGCATGTATGGATTCTATGAACTCCAACGAGAGAACAATAACGTTTACTCACACATATCGGTGAATGAGTCTTTGTCATATAAGTAGTCGTTTGCTGTTGGCTTACTACCTGACACATTGAGATATGTGACAAGTTATTGGGGTTCTGAATGATGAGGTCATGTAAGAGTTATTTTTATGACAGGTACGATCTACCAGTTCCAGGTGGAACCAGGTGGGGTATCCTCTTTTCCAAGGAAGAAGATAGACTTCCCTCCAGTCTTGTGCAAGCTCAGAAACACAGAAGCAGGGGTCTCACTTTGTTGAAAAGATTACCTTCTCTCCGTATATAAGAACTAGAAACAACAAAGTAAATCAAGTTACCTCTGGGTACATCCAACCCCAAAAGGTAGCATGGCCAAGCAATGGAGCAACTTGCCAAATCTTGACTGGAATAAGAGGTAGCTACCTCAATGTCAGTTGGAATCGTGAAGTCCATGAAAGCATTTGGGAGGTAACATCCATTCGTGAAAGTGTGTTTCTAAGAAGGCCTAGCTTTTCAGTTTCAgtacgtttttttttcttcaggattttcaagaataaacaaaacaatatttaaaaaaaacttataaaaataaacattaaaaagaaaactaagccCCTCAAGACTCCCTTCCCCAAGTGTGTCCTCCACACTAGCATCATCAGATACATAAACTGTCCGGAGATCTTACAGGTATAACAGTTTCAATTGCAAAGTATTATTATTGGAATGCAGAAGATAATGCTAGATCTCGCTCAAACCTAACCATAGTGTTGAATCTTACTGTCTTCATTGTTTTCATTACACAAAAATCACAACGTTTTTTGCTTTACTTGTGACATTGTCGTGGTCGAGGACCACCAAGCTTTTGCTAACACCACCTTTGCTGCCGTCAAAAGGAAGATTGATCATTTAAAAGGTGATGAAGAAGTgcctctgctgttttttttgttttttttgttggaaacgCACAGCCCATTATAGT includes these proteins:
- the LOC140338971 gene encoding uncharacterized protein isoform X1; the protein is MYNLGSSIDGCNFIDSSNQSQSSEVHPGSHSSDTLPNPDQSSVRRKRAHTDQNSLSCLVCGICFKMKSELLLHLRFHTNGSFTCPDCGKLFTEKGALVIHQKTHMVECQFTCLECGKNFTEKSELLTHQRTHKSENPYSCAECGKSFTRKRNLHIHQRIHTGERPFSCTECGKRFSEKGSLLRHLRIHTGQRPYSCPECGKYFSKKGELLSHHRIHTGERPFSCSECGKSFTQKGGLQRHQRSHTGERPYSCVQCGKSFTQKINLLRHQKSHTGERPYSCSECGKCFIRKGQLLIHQRIHTGERPFSCSDCGKSFTQKGEFLRHQQVHTKRPFLCSECGKSFSEINALLTHQRIHMGEHPFSCLECGKCYFQKSDLLVHQRVHTGERPYSCSECGRSFTQRGSLLRHQGSHTGERPFSCLECGKFFTKKEGLLRHQRSHTGEYPFSCSECGKSFTQKGNLLTHQRIHTGERPYSCSECGKRFSRKEKLLSHHRIHTGDNLFPCPLCGKTFTERFALLRHQKSHTGERPFACAECGKCYTRKAELLIHQRSHTGERPFSCPDCGKCFRRKKELIRHQRIHTGECPYTCPECGKNFTQNGDLLRHQKIHTEERPYSCSECGKNFSVKGALVKHQRIHTGERPFTCQGCGKRFTNKGNLIRHQKTHHGTTTTVLEDCS
- the LOC140338971 gene encoding uncharacterized protein isoform X2, whose amino-acid sequence is MYNLGSSIDGCNFIDSSNQSQSSEVHPGSHSSDTLPNPDQSSVRRKRAHTDQNSLSCLVCGICFKMKSELLLHLRFHTNGSFTCPDCGKLFTEKGALVIHQKTHMVECQFTCLECGKNFTEKSELLTHQRTHKSENPYSCAECGKSFTRKRNLHIHQRIHTGERPFSCTECGKRFSEKGSLLRHLRIHTGQRPYSCPECGKYFSKKGELLSHHRIHTGERPFSCSECGKSFTQKGGLQRHQRSHTGERPYSCVQCGKSFTQKINLLRHQKSHTGERPYSCSECGKCFIRKGQLLIHQRIHTGERPFSCSDCGKSFTQKGEFLRHQQVHTKRPFLCSECGKSFSEINALLTHQRIHMGEHPFSCLECGKCYFQKSDLLVHQRVHTGERPYSCSECGRSFTQRGSLLRHQGSHTGERPFSCLECGKFFTKKEGLLRHQRSHTGEYPFSCSECGKSFTQKGNLLTHQRIHTGERPYSCSECGKRFSRKEKLLSHHRIHTGDNLFPCPLCGKTFTERFALLRHQKSHTGERPFACAECGKCYTRKAELLIHQRSHTGERPFSCPDCGKCFRRKKELIRHQRIHTGECPYTCPECGKNFTQNGDLLRHQKIHTEERPYSCSECGKNFSVKGALVKHQRIHTGERNDVRFTGRGPANVTNSCSECGKSFGKKKDLLAHHRIHTGERPFSCSECFKCFFNKHSLVIHQRIHTGERPYVCSECGKSFKESSKLGIHYRIHTGERPYLCAECGKSFKRNTELLRHQKTHTGDNPFSCSECGKKFRVRENLLFHQKIHTGERPFSCSECGKSFSRKTNLVRHHRIHTGESPFKCSDCGKCFTRKLNLQRHYKKHTGDGSSFSCSV